CTACGGCCGGCTGTCCACGGGTCAATACCCCGTGCACCTGGTGCAGGAGAACTGCCCGGTGGGCTATCCATGGGCCGACACCACGGCAGACATCTATCTGGCCGACTATCACGGCCTGCCCGTATATTTCATCGAGCGCGGCGAATATTTCGACCGCCGTCAGTATTACTGCACGCACAAGGGCGATTATTTCGACAACTGTGAGCGGTTCATCTTTTTCTGCCGCGCAGCCCTTTCCGCCATCAGGCATCTCGACATGGGTGCTCGCATCGTCCACGCCCAGGATTGGCACGCGGGCCTCGCCATGGCCTACCTGGCCTTCTGGCGGCGCACCGATCCCTTCTGGACGGGCGTGCGCACCGTCATGTCCATCCACAATCTGGCCTATCAGGGCCGTTTTTCCTACCGACTGTTCGAGCAGTCAGGCCTGCCTCTGGAAGCCTGGAACATGGAGGGCGTGGAGTTCTACAACAGTTTCAACCTGCTCAAGGCCGGGATCGCATACGCCGACAAGATCACCACGGTCAGCCCCAGCTATGCCGCCGAGATCATGACCCCGGAATTCGGGTGCGGCCTGGAGGGCATCCTGACCCGTCGCGCTGCCGATCTGGTCGGGATTTTGAACGGTGCGGATTATTCAATCTGGAGTCCCGAGAACGATCAGGTCCTGGAGTGCACCTATTCGGCTGACAAGCCTGAGGGCAAGGAAGACTGCAAAAAGCATCTCATGGGCATGCTGGGCCTGTCTCCCGAGTTGGCCGATAGGCCTTTGCTGGGTTTCATCGGACGCCTGCGCGGCCAGAAGGGCATCGACATCGTGCTCGACATCATTCCCAAACTCATGAAGCTAAATGTGGGGCTGGTGGTTTTGGGCGAGGGAAAGGCCGAGTTCGAGGCCAAACTCATGAGCATCATGGAGGACTACCCTGGCAGAATCGTGGGTGTCATCGGGTATACGGAGGAGATGTCGCATCTCATTCAGGCCGGGGCTGACATCTTTCTCATGCCGTCACGCTACGAGCCTTGCGGACTGACGCAGATGTACAGCCTGAGCTACGGCACTCCGCCCGTGGCCACCGCGGTGGGCGGCCTCAGGGACACCATAACCCCGTACCCCAGTTCCGGGGCCAACGGGTTCATTTTCGCCGATCCCACCCCGGAAGCGCTTTTGACCACTGTGCGCAAGGCGGTGCGGGTCTGGGAAGATCGGAGCGCCTGGAAAGAGGTTCAGGTCAGCGCCATGCAGACACGCTTTTCCTGGGAGAATTCCGCACGTAAGTATATGGATGTTTATGCATCTCTGCACGGAGATCTTTTAGAAACATGGAGGAAGACATGAGTATTGATAAAAAATACCTGAAAACAAAGGATATTTGCAAGGTCACATTTCATCTGCCAGCTGATGGCACGGGTGGGACCGCGACGGCTTTTCTGGTTGGGGAGTTCAATGACTGGGCCATGCACTCGCTGCCCATGAAAAAGCTCAAGGACGGCTCCTTCAAGCTGACCGTCGATCTGCCAATCGGAAACTCGTACCAGTTTCGCTACCTGCTCGACGACGACCGCTGGGAGAATGACTGGAGCGCGGATTCCTATTGCTACAGCGAATACGGCAATTGCGAAAACTCTGTTGTTGAAGTGTAGCTGATAAGCAGAAATCCTTACTCGATTATCGCTTGCGCATTGCTTTTTGAGCGCAAAGTCCGTAATTTCTGCCCCTGTTTTCATACATTTTTCAGTACAAGGAGCAGACTATGGATGCGCAACAACCCGCCTATAAGGATATTGCGCCCCGTTTGCGGGGGCTGCGGGACGCCATGGATTTGAGCGAGGAGGATATGGCCGCGCAAGTGGGCGTGACGTCCGCTGATGTCCTCGGGTACGAGTCCGGAGAGCAGGAAATTCCGGTCAGTTATCTTTTCAACGTGGCCCAGGCCTTTCAGGTCGACCTGACCGTGCTCATGTCCGGCAAGGAAGCCCATCTGCACACCGCGTCCCTGGTCAAGAAGGGCAAGGGCATGAGCGTGGAGCGGCGCAAGGACTATGACTACAAGAGCCTGGCCTACCGCTTCGTCGGCCGCAAGATGGAGCCCTTCGTCGTCACCGTCCCTGCCAAGG
The sequence above is a segment of the Deltaproteobacteria bacterium HGW-Deltaproteobacteria-18 genome. Coding sequences within it:
- a CDS encoding DNA-binding protein, with translation MDAQQPAYKDIAPRLRGLRDAMDLSEEDMAAQVGVTSADVLGYESGEQEIPVSYLFNVAQAFQVDLTVLMSGKEAHLHTASLVKKGKGMSVERRKDYDYKSLAYRFVGRKMEPFVVTVPAKDKHALTFNEHPGQEFIYVLSGKLEITLGSTVHVMEPGDSLYFTSRTPHALRGMDGQPAEFLDVII
- a CDS encoding glycogen synthase GlgA — encoded protein: MITPPHDIVFLTSEIYPFSKSGGLADVMGILPLTLSRMGVNVAVITPFYGRLSTGQYPVHLVQENCPVGYPWADTTADIYLADYHGLPVYFIERGEYFDRRQYYCTHKGDYFDNCERFIFFCRAALSAIRHLDMGARIVHAQDWHAGLAMAYLAFWRRTDPFWTGVRTVMSIHNLAYQGRFSYRLFEQSGLPLEAWNMEGVEFYNSFNLLKAGIAYADKITTVSPSYAAEIMTPEFGCGLEGILTRRAADLVGILNGADYSIWSPENDQVLECTYSADKPEGKEDCKKHLMGMLGLSPELADRPLLGFIGRLRGQKGIDIVLDIIPKLMKLNVGLVVLGEGKAEFEAKLMSIMEDYPGRIVGVIGYTEEMSHLIQAGADIFLMPSRYEPCGLTQMYSLSYGTPPVATAVGGLRDTITPYPSSGANGFIFADPTPEALLTTVRKAVRVWEDRSAWKEVQVSAMQTRFSWENSARKYMDVYASLHGDLLETWRKT
- a CDS encoding glycoside hydrolase → MSIDKKYLKTKDICKVTFHLPADGTGGTATAFLVGEFNDWAMHSLPMKKLKDGSFKLTVDLPIGNSYQFRYLLDDDRWENDWSADSYCYSEYGNCENSVVEV